A DNA window from Candidatus Methylomirabilota bacterium contains the following coding sequences:
- a CDS encoding 4Fe-4S ferredoxin: MEKCTMCIQRIIAGKDQAKDQGRRPRDGEILTACQQTCPTRAITFGDLKDGESRVSKLSASPRGYHVLGELGTRPALTYLKKLVKEPRA, from the coding sequence GATGGAGAAGTGCACGATGTGCATCCAGCGGATCATCGCGGGCAAGGACCAGGCGAAGGACCAGGGGCGCCGGCCGCGGGACGGCGAGATCCTGACCGCCTGCCAGCAGACCTGCCCGACCCGGGCCATCACCTTCGGGGATCTGAAGGACGGAGAGAGTCGGGTGTCGAAGCTCTCGGCGTCGCCGCGCGGATACCACGTGCTCGGTGAGCTGGGAACCCGGCCGGCCCTCACCTATCTCAAGAAGCTCGTGAAAGAACCCCGGGCATGA